A genome region from Mastacembelus armatus chromosome 8, fMasArm1.2, whole genome shotgun sequence includes the following:
- the LOC113141009 gene encoding Golgi apparatus membrane protein TVP23 homolog B has protein sequence MLRQDSQDAPLFGEEDEIVRLKSKVRHPLASFFHLFFRTSAILVYLLCDLLSSRFIVCMVTIILLLSCDFWTVKNISGRLLVGLRWWNQVDEDGKSHWMFESRKQHSLNTTSSAESRIFWLGLIVCPIFWIIFAFSTIFSLKIKWLAVVLMGVVLQWANVYGYVRCKVGGKSNLGNMAKNYLGAQLFKQVMKTEEQ, from the exons ATGTTGCGACAG GACTCTCAGGACGCTCCTCTTTTTGGTGAGGAGGACGAGATCGTCAGATTAAAGTCTAAAGTTAG aCATCCTCTGGCTTCCTTCTTCCATCTCTTCTTCCGGACAAGTGCCATCTTGGTCTACTTGCTGTGCGACCTGCTCAGCAGTCGCTTCATTGTCTGTATGGTCACCATCATCCTCCTGCTGTCATGTGACTTCTGGACTGTCAAG aACATATCTGGCAGGTTGTTGGTGGGTCTTCGGTGGTGGAATCAAGTGGATGAGGATGGAAAGAGCCACTGGATGTTCGAGTCAAGGAAG CAACACAGCCTGAACACAACATCCAGTGCTGAGTCACGGATCTTCTGGCTTGGACTGATCGTGTGCCCCATCTTCTGGATCATATTTGCGTTCAGTACCATCTTTTCCCTGAAGATTAAATGGCtg GCTGTAGTATTAATGGGTGTAGTTTTACAATGGGCCAACGTGTATGGTTATGTCAGATGCAAAGTCGGTGGAAAGTCCAACCTGGGAAACATGGCAAAGAACTACCTTGGTGCCCAGCTTTTTAAACAG GTAATGAAAACAGAGGAACAGTGA
- the LOC113141165 gene encoding proton channel OTOP2-like has product MRIRDVPNLQQMLLRKAPNDSAETHRSNIDTAAQLENIQVLPSPPHPVGVEAVGERVHHVNAAIQRAHHGGGWLLSGIICINIITLGCALVSGSAFNSVLIPALHQQIFIIILLILTMLWMLFYTVVTSRQDQGVLFKDSHAGPVWLRAGLVLFGLLSLLMDIFEIASYVGYLHCDSAAQVAFPVVQAVFLFVQTYFLWIHAKDCVQLDTNFTRCGLTLMLSTNLVVWMAAVIEESNHQTEIFNLNVNISYGMYRARYGDKSKCKCSHSACDTFKKAFYYLYPFNIEYSLFASTMAYIMWKNVGRLVEDHGHHRAKLRPKDVCLGPSVGILMVVAGLVTFIAYKVDIIKDDEKRRSETLLIHYILNIVILSLMSISTLIGCVIYRLDHREHVSQKNPTRSLDVWLLVGASMGQFIISYFSIVAVVATGIRVSLNGLNLTCALLTVLQLGIQNYFIIEGLHREPFHMMQEAALHTNAHAFQEHTEISIIIESSKSSYFPDSSLDKPNWKRRVVKEVCSFLLLANILLWIMPAFGARPHFEHPVEIKFYKFTMWAAIVNVGLPFAIFYRMHSVASLIELYLHS; this is encoded by the exons ATGAGAATTCGAGATGTTCCGAACCTGCAGCAAATGTTATTGAG AAAAGCACCAAATGATTCAGCAGAAACCCATCGATCCAACATagacacagcagcacagctggAAAACATCCAGGTTTTGCCCAGCCCTCCTCATCCTGTCGGTGTGGAGGCCGTGGGAGAGCGTGTCCACCATGTGAACGCTGCAATACAGAGGGCCCACCATGGTGGTGGATGGCTCCTGTCTGGCATCATCTGCATCAACATCATAACCCTGGGCTGTGCTCTGGTCAGCGGCAGTGCATTCAACAGCGTACTCATCCCTGCACTACATCAGCAAATCTTCATTATCattctcctcatcctcactATGCTGTGGATGCTCTTTTACACAGTCGTCACCTCTCGGCAGGATCAAGGAGTCTTGTTTAAAGACAGCCATGCAGGGCCTGTGTGGCTCAGAG CTGGACTTGTGCTCTTTGGCCTGCTTAGTCTACTCATGGACATCTTTGAGATTGCCAGCTATGTGGGGTACCTTCACTGTGACTCAGCTGCACAAGTTGCCTTCCCTGTGGTGCAggctgtatttttgtttgtccag ACATACTTCCTGTGGATTCATGCAAAGGACTGTGTGCAGCTAGACACAAATTTTACACG GTGTGGGCTCACACTTATGCTTTCTACTAACCTGGTTGTTTGGATGGCAGCAGTGATTGAAGAGTCAAATCACCAGACTgagatttttaatttaaatgtcaaCATCTCATATGGGATGTACAGAG CCCGCTATGGGGATAAGTCAAAGTGTAAATGCAGCCATTCAGCATGTGACACCTTCAAAAAGGCCTTCTACTATTTGTACCCTTTCAACATAGAATACAGCCTCTTTGCTTCGACTATGGCCTACATCATGTGGAAAAATGTGGGTCGACTTGTGGAGGATCATGGTCACCACAGAGCTAAGTTGCGTCCAAAGGATGTATGTTTGGGGCCCTCAGTAGGAATACTTATGGTGGTGGCAGGACTTGTAACATTTATAGCATATAAGGTGGACATAATAAAAGACGATGAGAAGAGGAGAAGCGAGACCTTACTGATTCATTATATTTTGAATATAGTGATACTGAGCCTGATGTCTATCTCCACTTTAATCGGCTGCGTCATCTACAGGCTGGACCACAGGGAGCACGTATCACAGAAAAACCCCACTCGCAGCCTGGATGTGTGGCTTCTGGTGGGAGCCTCAATGGGCCAGTTCATAATCAGCTATTTCAGTATTGTGGCTGTGGTGGCAACAGGAATTAGGGTCAGCCTGAATGGTCTCAACCTGACATGCGCTTTGCTGACGGTGCTCCAGCTCGGCATTCAGAACTACTTCATCATTGAAGGCTTGCATCGGGAGCCCTTCCATATGATGCAGGAAGCAGCTCTCCACACAAATGCTCATGCTTTCCAAGAACATACAGAGATAAGCATCATAATAGAGAGCAGTAAGTCCAGCTACTTCCCAGATTCAAGTCTTGATAAGCCAAACTGGAAGAGAAGAGTTGTGAAAGAAGTCTGTTCCTTTCTGCTGCTTGCTAATATCCTT TTGTGGATCATGCCTGCGTTTGGTGCTCGTCCCCACTTTGAACATCCTGTCGAGATCAAGTTCTACAAATTCACAATGTGGGCTGCTATTGTCAATGTTGGACTTCCTTTTGCCATTTTCTATCGCATGCATTCAGTCGCCAGTCTTATTGAGTTGTATCTACACTCTTAG
- the ush1ga gene encoding Usher syndrome type-1G protein homolog isoform X1, with translation MNDRYHKAARDGYLDLLKEATRKDLNAPDEDGMTPTLWAAYHGNLEALRLIVARGGNPDKCDIWGNTPLHLAAANGHVNCLLFLVSFGANIWCLDNDYHTPLDMAATKNHMDCVRYLDSIATKQTGLNPKLVSKLKDRAFRDAERRIKDCVKMQKKHHKRMERKFHKEVSEASASDVMSFSSYTSSSISHKLRNLNVATARVPYSQATLHATNRGKTKIQKKLERKKQGDGTFKIYEDGRKSVRSLSGLQLGNDVMFVKQGTYMNPKDHGRRNIRDMFPRDNDDSVSRAMSEPDLHGPDVDYSEISTDSGHDSLFNRPGLGTMVFRRNYVSGGMFDLGSQDEASVHRSGNNVRLRSRLQQFKSVDEDSIGSAHSLQERNAQELPWEEVELGLDNDDEPDTSPLEVFLATQSMSEFCSIFKREKIDLEALLLCSDKDLKSIHIPLGPRKKILDACKRRLETIEDPDYIEDTEL, from the exons ATGAATGACAGGTACCATAAGGCGGCCCGGGATGGCTACCTGGACCTGCTGAAAGAGGCAACTCGAAAGGATCTGAACGCACCGGATGAAGATGGCATGACACCGACTCTATGGGCTGCTTATCACGGCAACCTGGAGGCTCTGCGGCTCATCGTGGCGCGGGG AGGAAACCCAGACAAATGTGACATATGGGGAAACACGCCGCTCCACTTGGCAGCTGCCAATGGTCACGTGAACTGTCTTCTCTTCCTGGTGTCTTTTGGTGCCAACATTTGGTGCCTGGACAATGACTACCACACGCCGCTAGACATGGCCGCCACAAAGAATCATATGGACTGCGTCCGCTACCTAGATTCCATTGCTACCAAGCAGACAGGCCTCAACCCCAAGCTGGTCAGCAAGCTGAAAGACAGAGCGTTTCGTGATGCTGAGCGGCGAATCAAAGACTGTGTGAAGATGCAGAAGAAACATCACAAGCGCATGGAGCGAAAGTTTCATAAGGAGGTTTCTGAAGCTTCTGCATCAGACGTCATGAGCTTTTCCAGTTACACCAGCAGCTCTATTAGCCACAAGTTGCGCAACCTCAATGTAGCCACTGCCAGGGTGCCATATTCCCAG GCTACTCTCCATGCCACAAACCgaggaaaaacaaagattcagaagaagctggagagaaagaaacaaggaGATGGGACCTTTAAAATCTATGAAGATGGAAGGAAAAGTGTACGCTCCCTCTCTGGACTTCAGCTGGGTAATGATGTCATGTTTGTCAAACAGGGGACCTACATGAACCCTAAGGACCATGGCCGCCGCAACATCCGTGACATGTTCCCCAGAGACAATGATGACTCTGTTTCACGTGCCATGAGCGAGCCGGATCTCCATGGGCCTGATGTGGACTATTCTGAGATCAGCACCGATTCAGGACATGATTCCTTGTTCAACCGACCTGGACTGGGCACCATGGTCTTTCGGAGGAATTATGTGAGTGGGGGAATGTTTGATCTGGGTAGTCAGGATGAGGCCAGTGTGCACCGGTCAGGCAATAATGTGCGTTTACGCAGTCGGCTGCAGCAATTCAAGAGTGTAGATGAAGACAGCATTGGCAGTGCACACAGTTTGCAGGAGAGGAACGCACAGGAGCTTCCCTGGGAAGAAGTCGAATTAGGACTGGACAATGATGATGAGCCTGACACGAGCCCTTTGGAGGTTTTCCTTGCCACACAGAGCATGAGCGAGTTTTGCTCTATCTTCAAGAGGGAGAAGATTGACCTTGAAGCGCTGTTGCTATGCTCTGACAAAGACCTTAAGAGTATCCACATCCCCTTAGGACCAAGGAAAAAGATCTTAGACGCGTGTAAGAGACGACTAGAGACCATAGAGGACCCAGACTACATCGAGGACACTGAACTGTGA
- the ush1ga gene encoding Usher syndrome type-1G protein homolog isoform X2, whose protein sequence is MNDRYHKAARDGYLDLLKEATRKDLNAPDEDGMTPTLWAAYHGNLEALRLIVARGGNPDKCDIWGNTPLHLAAANGHVNCLLFLVSFGANIWCLDNDYHTPLDMAATKNHMDCVRYLDSIATKQTGLNPKLVSKLKDRAFRDAERRIKDCVKMQKKHHKRMERKFHKEVSEASASDVMSFSSYTSSSISHKLRNLNVATARVPYSQATLHATNRGKTKIQKKLERKKQGDGTFKIYEDGRKSVRSLSGLQLGNDVMFVKQGTYMNPKDHGRRNIRDMFPRDNDDSVSRAMSEPDLHGPDVDYSEISTDSGHDSLFNRPGLGTMVFRRNYVSGGMFDLGSQDEASVHRSGNNVRLRSRLQQFKSVDEDSIGSAHSLQERNAQELPWEEVELGLDNDDEPDTSPLEVFLATQSMSEFCSIFKREKIDLEALLLCSDKDLKSIHIPLGPRKKILDACKRRLETIEDPDYIEDTEL, encoded by the exons ATGAATGACAGGTACCATAAGGCGGCCCGGGATGGCTACCTGGACCTGCTGAAAGAGGCAACTCGAAAGGATCTGAACGCACCGGATGAAGATGGCATGACACCGACTCTATGGGCTGCTTATCACGGCAACCTGGAGGCTCTGCGGCTCATCGTGGCGCGGGG AGGAAACCCAGACAAATGTGACATATGGGGAAACACGCCGCTCCACTTGGCAGCTGCCAATGGTCACGTGAACTGTCTTCTCTTCCTGGTGTCTTTTGGTGCCAACATTTGGTGCCTGGACAATGACTACCACACGCCGCTAGACATGGCCGCCACAAAGAATCATATGGACTGCGTCCGCTACCTAGATTCCATTGCTACCAAGCAGACAGGCCTCAACCCCAAGCTGGTCAGCAAGCTGAAAGACAGAGCGTTTCGTGATGCTGAGCGGCGAATCAAAGACTGTGTGAAGATGCAGAAGAAACATCACAAGCGCATGGAGCGAAAGTTTCATAAGGAGGTTTCTGAAGCTTCTGCATCAGACGTCATGAGCTTTTCCAGTTACACCAGCAGCTCTATTAGCCACAAGTTGCGCAACCTCAATGTAGCCACTGCCAGGGTGCCATATTCCCAG GCTACTCTCCATGCCACAAACCgaggaaaaacaaagattcagaagaagctggagagaaagaaacaaggaGATGGGACCTTTAAAATCTATGAAGATGGAAGGAAAAGTGTACGCTCCCTCTCTGGACTTCAGCTGGGTAATGATGTCATGTTTGTCAAACAGGGGACCTACATGAACCCTAAGGACCATGGCCGCCGCAACATCCGTGACATGTTCCCCAGAGACAATGATGACTCTGTTTCACGTGCCATGAGCGAGCCGGATCTCCATGGGCCTGATGTGGACTATTCTGAGATCAGCACCGATTCAGGACATGATTCCTTGTTCAACCGACCTGGACTGGGCACCATGGTCTTTCGGAGGAATTATGTGAGTGGGGGAATGTTTGATCTGGGTAGTCAGGATGAGGCCAGTGTGCACCGGTCAGGCAATAATGTGCGTTTACGCAGTCGGCTGCAGCAATTCAAGAGTGTAGATGAAGACAGCATTGGCAGTGCACACAGTTTGCAGGAGAGGAACGCACAGGAGCTTCCCTGGGAAGAAGTCGAATTAGGACTGGACAATGATGATGAGCCTGACACGAGCCCTTTGGAGGTTTTCCTTGCCACACAGAGCATGAGCGAGTTTTGCTCTATCTTCAAGAGGGAGAAGATTGACCTTGAAGCGCTGTTGCTATGCTCTGACAAAGACCTTAAGAGTATCCACATCCCCTTAGGACCAAGGAAAAAGATCTTAGACGCGTGTAAGAGACGACTAGAGACCATAGAGGACCCAGACTACATCGAGGACACTGAACT ATAA
- the otop2 gene encoding proton channel OTOP2 encodes MRGIMWLNIVNPCNCMTSGNPCTTCSMAAKEKEMEEAQQPNKTETPGPSGSTSEPDQTSSTSGISRNWGWMVSGIICINILILGCALVSGSAQNNAQIKASDLQIFLIILLLLTSIWMIYYIIYTAREENAVVYRDGHAGPVWLRGGLVLFGLLGIIMDIFKIASYVGYLHCESTVKIVFPAVQLVFISIQTYYLWRHAKDCVQLQKNITRCGLMLTLSTNLVLWMAVVTEESLHQTTVPDYSDNITKLYGRNLYINSVKFGDDKCKCSHSSCGIFKDAYYYLYPFNIEYSLFASAMAYVMWKNVGHVADVHNQHKIKFRFKDVFLGPVVGGLLVLTGLVTFIVYEIEMKKSSADTVKKDNALMMHFIMNIVILTLMTVSIVIGCAIYKMDHRERVSEKNPTRSLDVGLLVGASLGQFIISYFSIVAMVATGAKSYLNRLNLAWGILMVTQLGLQNFFIIEGLHREPFHEVHPATVIANPYTLQPQKELSSLEASHMDTKLSEVLTAQSLPSHRTNHRPKRLWKRWVLKEICVFLLLGNIILWIMPAFGARPQFDHDAETKFYNFSMWTAVVNIGLPFGIFYRMHSVASLFEVFLTS; translated from the exons ATGAGAGGAATTATGTGGTTGAACATTGTCAATCCATGCAACTGCATGACCAGTGGAAATCCCTGTACAACGTGCAGTATGGCAGCCAAAGAGAAGGAGATGGAAGAGGCCCAACAACCGAACAAAACTGAAACTCCAGGTCCATCAGGGAGCACAAGTGAACCAGACCAGACCAGCTCTACCAGTGGAATCAGCCGAAACTGGGGATGGATGGTTTCTGGGATCATATGTATAAACATCTTGATCCTTGGCTGCGCCTTAGTCAGTGGCAGTGCTCAAAACAATGCACAAATAAAAGCCTCAGACCTACAAATTttcctcatcatcctcctcctgcttACTTCCATCTGGATGATCTATTATATCATCTACACAGCTAGAGAAGAAAATGCTGTTGTTTACCGGGATGGCCATGCTGGTCCGGTGTGGCTCAGGG GAGGACTTGTGCTGTTTGGCTTACTCGGTATTATCATGGACATTTTCAAGATAGCCAGCTATGTGGGCTATCTCCACTGTGAATCTACTGTTAAAATTGTCTTCCCTGCGGTGCAACTTGTTTTTATCAGTATACAG ACATACTATTTGTGGAGGCATGCCAAGGATTGTGTGCAACTACAAAAGAACATTACAAG GTGTGGTCTAATGCTCACCCTGTCTACAAATCTAGTTTTGTGGATGGCTGTAGTCACCGAAGAGTCCCTTCACCAAACAACTGTTCCTGACTATTCAGACAACATTACTAAACTTTATGGACGAAACCTGTACATCAATAGCG TGAAATTTGGAGATGATAAGTGCAAGTGCAGTCACTCTTCATGTGGAATCTTTAAGGACGCCTACTACTACCTGTACCCCTTCAATATTGAGTACAGTCTTTTTGCCTCTGCCATGGCCTACGTCATGTGGAAAAATGTTGGTCATGTAGCAGATGTACATaatcaacacaaaatcaaatTCCGCTTCAAAGATGTTTTCCTGGGGCCTGTGGTAGGAGGGCTCTTAGTGTTGACAGGTCTGGTAACATTCATAGTATATGAGATCGAAATGAAAAAATCTTCTGCTGACACAGTCAAGAAAGACAACGCACTGATGATGCATTTCATTATGAATATAGTCATACTGACCCTGATGACTGTCTCTATTGTGATTGGCTGTGCTATCTACAAGATGGATCACAGGGAGCGTGTATCAGAGAAAAACCCCACACGCAGCCTGGATGTAGGGTTGCTGGTGGGAGCATCACTGGGACAATTCATAATCAGCTATTTCTCCATTGTAGCCATGGTTGCAACTGGAGCCAAAAGTTACCTAAACAGACTCAACCTGGCCTGGGGTATCCTGATGGTGACCCAGCTCGGCCTGCAGAACTTTTTCATAATTGAGGGTTTGCATCGGGAGCCCTTCCATGAGGTGCACCCGGCCACTGTGATTGCAAATCCATACACGCTGCAGCCACAGAAAGAGCTGAGCAGCCTAGAGGCatcacacatggacacaaaacTCAGCGAAGTACTCACAGCACAGAGCCTGCCTAGTCACAGGACTAACCACAGACCCAAACGGTTGTGGAAGAGATGGGTGTTGAAGGagatctgtgtgtttctcctgCTGGGCAACATCATA cTATGGATCATGCCAGCATTTGGTGCTCGCCCTCAGTTTGATCATGATGCAGAAACTAAATTCTACAATTTCAGCATGTGGACTGCTGTTGTCAATATTGGACTTCCTTTTGGCATCTTTTACCGTATGCATTCAGTTGCCAGTCTGTTTGAGGTTTTTCTGACCTCATAA
- the amn gene encoding protein amnionless, translating to MLKTPDIILLLCLVGASNALYKQWIPDTNYENKTNWDTGTAPCGNDIVQFLAQKQVSVFVDTRHAMKEMRLPIDGEFILNSGAGFYVLEGEDPGCGQGVVTQFKEQESLQWFNPALWQTAATMDGNFLFSVHEESVPCHFDDVVFKTHSSFRVDTSSSRPNIFVKSVTVLGKKFDSRSEFSQYLSSHSGQLQFHGSSVVTVGNPGCTDPSGCDCGNSVMHQEICSTVKCDTLSCTKPLPPVGHCCEVCGAIVTIYYTTGFNLQTYRQRIHHLFLVLPKYKSIQLGMSKVLKSQTLMGIIPFGASPEIQVVILGGDKGTESEALAWDIVKDVQSHGTNLGITGCEFQTSSDSSSNQSGNNVGMVVGVVFGVLIIIMLIIIMIALVQKGVVQMPTVPSMPFLSRSHRDSDIGNLGGPLDHGFDNPMFDKPNMLPDIPALYGTTTSNSISMTQTGVHFINPVYDENETDFNT from the coding sequence ATGCTGAAGACACCAGACATAATCCTTCTCCTCTGTCTTGTCGGGGCATCGAATGCCCTGTACAAACAGTGGATACCTGACACCAACTATGAGAATAAGACGAACTGGGACACAGGCACTGCTCCATGTGGAAATGACATAGTTCAGTTTTTAGCCCAAAAacaagtgtctgtgtttgtggatACCAGACATGCAATGAAGGAAATGAGGTTGCCAATTGATGGAGAGTTCATCCTGAATTCAGGAGCTGGATTTTATGTTTTGGAAGGAGAAGACCCAGGCTGTGGACAAGGTGTTGTGACCCAGTTCAAAGAGCAGGAGTCTCTTCAATGGTTTAATCCAGCTCTGTGGCAGACGGCTGCAACTATGGATGGAAACTTCCTGTTCTCAGTCCATGAGGAGAGTGTCCCTTGCCATTTTGATGATGTGGTATTTAAAACCCACTCGTCCTTCAGAGTGGACACCAGTTCCAGTCGGCctaacatttttgtaaagtcgGTGACTGTGCTGGGGAAGAAGTTTGATAGCAGATCTGAGTTTTCCCAGTATCTCAGCTCGCACTCAGGTCAGCTACAGTTCCACGGATCTTCTGTTGTCACTGTTGGAAACCCAGGCTGTACGGATCCTTCTGGTTGTGACTGTGGGAATTCTGTAATGCATCAGGAGATCTGTAGTACTGTAAAATGTGACACCCTTAGCTGTACGAAGCCTCTCCCTCCTGTAGGACATTGCTGTGAGGTGTGTGGTGCCATCGTCACCATCTATTACACCACTGGTTTCAACCTGCAAACCTATAGGCAAAGAATCCATCACCTTTTTCTTGTTCTGCCAAAGTACAAATCCATCCAGCTGGGCATGTCTAAAGTCCTCAAGTCACAAACGCTGATGGGGATCATCCCTTTTGGTGCCTCGCCTGAAATCCAGGTGGTTATTCTGGGTGGAGACAAGGGGACAGAGTCAGAGGCTCTGGCCTGGGACATAGTTAAGGATGTTCAGTCTCATGGCACCAACCTGGGAATCACTGGGTGTGAATTTCAAACATCCTCTGACAGTAGCAGCAACCAGTCTGGAAACAATGTTGGGATGGTGGTTGGAGTTGTGTTTGGagttttaattataataatgcTCATTATAATAATGATCGCCCTGGTTCAGAAGGGAGTTGTTCAAATGCCAACAGTGCCTTCGATGCCATTTCTGAGCAGATCACATAGAGACAGTGACATTGGAAACCTTGGTGGGCCTCTTGATCATGGCTTTGATAACCCCATGTTTGACAAACCCAACATGCTGCCTGATATTCCTGCTCTGTATGGGACTACAACTAGTAACTCAATCTCCATGACTCAGACTGGTGTCCACTTTATAAATCCAGTTTATGATGAGAATGAAACTGATTTTAACACCTGA